The Stygiolobus azoricus genome window below encodes:
- a CDS encoding DODA-type extradiol aromatic ring-opening family dioxygenase, which yields MLGLLVSHGSPTILIEDLPFKKQLRELGEKIRREYEPDLVVVLSPHFMNWGEDNLIEAGERLKCIQDYYGFPKELYQYCYEMPNDVEVVEKLSTFLKKDYRWGLDHGGWIPLYYMFPDGGIKGITISISNRSPEEHYRLGVKIGETLRNIGRKPIVIATSSPTHRLDLYSLGVDTYTFFVFDHILQDLIEEGKFEEIVKIQQLFPKEFKNSSPEGELKPLYVMLGIVRPTSGKVIYYDVPWPGVSMMLASFQ from the coding sequence GTGTTAGGGCTACTAGTAAGTCACGGTTCTCCGACTATCCTAATAGAGGACTTACCTTTTAAGAAACAACTGAGGGAATTAGGAGAAAAAATAAGGAGAGAATACGAGCCCGATCTGGTCGTAGTATTGTCTCCTCACTTTATGAACTGGGGTGAAGACAACTTAATAGAAGCTGGAGAGAGGCTTAAATGCATACAAGACTATTACGGGTTTCCTAAGGAACTTTACCAGTATTGCTATGAGATGCCTAATGACGTTGAGGTAGTGGAGAAGCTTTCGACTTTTCTTAAAAAGGACTACAGATGGGGGCTTGATCACGGTGGATGGATCCCGTTATATTATATGTTCCCCGACGGAGGTATTAAGGGTATAACCATATCCATTAGCAATCGTTCACCTGAAGAACACTACCGTTTGGGTGTTAAGATAGGTGAAACGCTTAGGAATATAGGCAGGAAGCCAATAGTCATAGCTACAAGCTCACCGACTCATAGGCTCGACTTATATTCCCTCGGGGTCGATACCTACACGTTCTTCGTATTCGACCACATCCTTCAGGATTTAATAGAAGAGGGTAAGTTTGAGGAAATAGTCAAAATACAACAGCTTTTCCCTAAGGAGTTTAAGAACTCTTCTCCGGAGGGAGAGTTAAAGCCATTGTACGTTATGTTAGGTATAGTAAGACCTACTTCCGGTAAAGTCATTTATTATGACGTACCGTGGCCAGGGGTTAGTATGATGCTAGCGTCTTTCCAATGA